One Halichoerus grypus chromosome 1, mHalGry1.hap1.1, whole genome shotgun sequence genomic region harbors:
- the MST1 gene encoding hepatocyte growth factor-like protein isoform X2 → MGWLPLLLLLTQCSGAPGQRSPLNDFQVLRGTELQHLRHAVGPGPWQEDVADAEECAGRCGPLLDCRAFHYNVSSHGCQLLPWTQYSPYTQLKRSGRCDLFQKKDYVQTCIMDNGVKYRGTVAITTGGLPCQHWSHRFPNDHKYTPTLRNGLEENFCRNPDRDPGGPWCYTTDPAVRFQSCGIKSCREAACVWCNGEDYRGAVDRTESGRECQRWDLQRPHAHPFEPGKFLDKDLDDNYCRNPDGSERPWCYTTDPQVEREFCDLPRCGSEAQPRHEATTLNCFRGKGEGYRGKANTTAAGVPCQRWDAQKPHQHRFAPEKYACKDLRENFCRNPDGSEAPWCFTSRPGMRVAFCYQIPRCADDVRPEGSHPPPPPTRIWRRTFAGTRIGIATGPGATLRTRGLRSTTVHCGAAMMTNHRPSWNPQVVFEKCGKRVTRLDQQRSRLRVVGGQPGNSPWTVSLRNRQGQHFCGGSLVKEQWVLTARQCFSSCHVPLMGYEVWLGTLFQNPQPGEPGLQQVPVAKMVCGPSGSQLVLLKLERPVTLNQRVALICLPPERYVVPPGTKCEIAGWGETKGTGNNKVLNVASLNVISNQECNVKHRGRVRENEMCTEGLLAPVGACEGDYGGPLACFTHDCWVLEGIIIPNRVCARPRWPAIFMRVSVFTDWIHKVMRLG, encoded by the exons ATGGGGtggctcccactcctgctgcttctgACACAGTGCTCAGGGGCCCCTG GGCAGCGCTCGCCCTTGAATGACTTTCAGGTGCTCCGGGGTACGGAACTGCAACACCTGCGACACGCAGTGGGGCCCGGGCCTTGGCAAGAGGATGTGGCAGATGCTGAGGAGTGTGCAGGGCGTTGCGGGCCCCTACTGGACTGCAG GGCCTTCCACTACAATGTGAGCAGCCACGGTTGCCAACTGCTGCCATGGACCCAATACTCACCCTATACTCAGCTGAAACGTTCGGGGCGCTGTGACCTCTTCCAAAAGAAAG ACTATGTGCAGACCTGCATCATGGACAATGGGGTCAAGTACCGGGGCACGGTGGCCATCACCACTGGCGGCCTACCCTGCCAGCACTGGAGCCATAGGTTCCCCAATGACCACAA GTACACGCCCACACTCCGGAACGGCTTGGAGGAGAACTTTTGCCGCAACCCTGACCGGGACCCCGGAGGTCCCTGGTGTTACACGACAGACCCTGCAGTGCGCTTCCAGAGCTGTGGCATCAAGTCCTGCCGGGAGG CCGCTTGCGTTTGGTGCAATGGCGAGGATTATCGCGGCGCAGTGGACCGCACAGAGTCCGGACGCGAGTGTCAGCGCTGGGACTTGCAGCGTCCGCACGCGCACCCCTTTGAGCCGGGCAA GTTCCTTGACAAAGATCTGGACGACAACTATTGCCGGAATCCTGACGGCTCCGAGCGGCCCTGGTGCTACACCACCGACCCGCAGGTGGAACGAGAGTTCTGCGACCTCCCCCGCTGCG GGTCCGAGGCACAGCCGCGCCACGAGGCCACGACGCTCAATTGCTTCCGCGGGAAGGGCGAGGGCTACCGGGGCAAGGCCAACACCACCGCCGCGGGCGTGCCCTGCCAGCGGTGGGACGCGCAGAAGCCTCATCAGCATCGTTTTGCGCCGGAGAAATACGCTTGCAA GGATCTTCGGGAGAATTTCTGCCGGAACCCCGACGGCTCCGAGGCGCCTTGGTGCTTTACGTCGCGGCCTGGCATGCGCGTGGCCTTCTGCTACCAGATCCCGCGCTGCGCCGACGACGTGCGGCCCGAAG GTTCACACCCACCTCCGCCCCCCACGCGCATCTGGAGGAGAACTTTTGCCGGAACCCGGATAGGGATAGCCACGGGCCCTGGTGCTACACTACGGACCCGGGGACTCCGTTCGACTACTGTGCACTGCGGCGCTGCG ATGATGACCAACCACCGTCCATCCTGGAACCCCCAG GTGGTGTTTGAGAAGTGTGGCAAGAGGGTGACCCGCCTGGACCAGCAGCGCTCCAGGCTGCGTGTGGTGGGGGGCCAGCCTGGGAACTCGCCCTGGACAGTCAGCTTGCGTAATCG GCAGGGCCAGCATTTCTGTGGGGGTTCCCTAGTGAAGGAGCAGTGGGTACTGACCGCCCGGCAGTGCTTCTCCTCCTG CCATGTGCCTCTCATGGGCTATGAGGTGTGGTTGGGCACCCTGTTCCAGAACCCACAGCCGGGGGAGCCAGGCCTGCAGCAGGTCCCCGTGGCCAAGATGGTGTGCGGGCCCTCAGGCTCCCAGCTTGTTCTGCTCAAGCTGGAGAG ACCTGTGACCCTGAACCAGCGAGTGGCCCTGATCTGCCTGCCCCCTGAGCGGTATGTGGTGCCTCCAGGCACCAAGTGTGAGATCGCAGGCTGGGGTGAGACCAAAG GTACAGGGAACAACAAAGTCCTAAATGTGGCCTCGCTGAACGTCATCTCGAACCAGGAGTGTAACGTCAAGCACCGCGGACGCGTACGGGAGAATGAGATGTGCACTGAGGGACTCTTGGCCCCTGTGGGTGCCTGTGAG GGTGACTACGGGGGCCCACTTGCCTGCTTTACCCATGACTGCTGGGTCCTGGAGGGAATTATAATCCCCAACCGAGTGTGCGCCCGGCCCCGCTGGCCAGCCATCTTCATGCGCGTCTCTGTGTTTACGGACTGGATTCACAAGGTCATGCGGCTGGGCTAG
- the MST1 gene encoding hepatocyte growth factor-like protein isoform X5 translates to MGWLPLLLLLTQCSGAPGQRSPLNDFQVLRGTELQHLRHAVGPGPWQEDVADAEECAGRCGPLLDCRAFHYNVSSHGCQLLPWTQYSPYTQLKRSGRCDLFQKKDYVQTCIMDNGVKYRGTVAITTGGLPCQHWSHRFPNDHKYTPTLRNGLEENFCRNPDRDPGGPWCYTTDPAVRFQSCGIKSCREAACVWCNGEDYRGAVDRTESGRECQRWDLQRPHAHPFEPGKFLDKDLDDNYCRNPDGSERPWCYTTDPQVEREFCDLPRCGSEAQPRHEATTLNCFRGKGEGYRGKANTTAAGVPCQRWDAQKPHQHRFAPEKYACKDLRENFCRNPDGSEAPWCFTSRPGMRVAFCYQIPRCADDVRPEGSHPPPPPTRIWRRTFAGTRIGIATGPGATLRTRGLRSTTVHCGAAMMTNHRPSWNPQAGPAFLWGFPSEGAVGTDRPAVLLLLNPQPGEPGLQQVPVAKMVCGPSGSQLVLLKLERPVTLNQRVALICLPPERYVVPPGTKCEIAGWGETKGTGNNKVLNVASLNVISNQECNVKHRGRVRENEMCTEGLLAPVGACEGDYGGPLACFTHDCWVLEGIIIPNRVCARPRWPAIFMRVSVFTDWIHKVMRLG, encoded by the exons ATGGGGtggctcccactcctgctgcttctgACACAGTGCTCAGGGGCCCCTG GGCAGCGCTCGCCCTTGAATGACTTTCAGGTGCTCCGGGGTACGGAACTGCAACACCTGCGACACGCAGTGGGGCCCGGGCCTTGGCAAGAGGATGTGGCAGATGCTGAGGAGTGTGCAGGGCGTTGCGGGCCCCTACTGGACTGCAG GGCCTTCCACTACAATGTGAGCAGCCACGGTTGCCAACTGCTGCCATGGACCCAATACTCACCCTATACTCAGCTGAAACGTTCGGGGCGCTGTGACCTCTTCCAAAAGAAAG ACTATGTGCAGACCTGCATCATGGACAATGGGGTCAAGTACCGGGGCACGGTGGCCATCACCACTGGCGGCCTACCCTGCCAGCACTGGAGCCATAGGTTCCCCAATGACCACAA GTACACGCCCACACTCCGGAACGGCTTGGAGGAGAACTTTTGCCGCAACCCTGACCGGGACCCCGGAGGTCCCTGGTGTTACACGACAGACCCTGCAGTGCGCTTCCAGAGCTGTGGCATCAAGTCCTGCCGGGAGG CCGCTTGCGTTTGGTGCAATGGCGAGGATTATCGCGGCGCAGTGGACCGCACAGAGTCCGGACGCGAGTGTCAGCGCTGGGACTTGCAGCGTCCGCACGCGCACCCCTTTGAGCCGGGCAA GTTCCTTGACAAAGATCTGGACGACAACTATTGCCGGAATCCTGACGGCTCCGAGCGGCCCTGGTGCTACACCACCGACCCGCAGGTGGAACGAGAGTTCTGCGACCTCCCCCGCTGCG GGTCCGAGGCACAGCCGCGCCACGAGGCCACGACGCTCAATTGCTTCCGCGGGAAGGGCGAGGGCTACCGGGGCAAGGCCAACACCACCGCCGCGGGCGTGCCCTGCCAGCGGTGGGACGCGCAGAAGCCTCATCAGCATCGTTTTGCGCCGGAGAAATACGCTTGCAA GGATCTTCGGGAGAATTTCTGCCGGAACCCCGACGGCTCCGAGGCGCCTTGGTGCTTTACGTCGCGGCCTGGCATGCGCGTGGCCTTCTGCTACCAGATCCCGCGCTGCGCCGACGACGTGCGGCCCGAAG GTTCACACCCACCTCCGCCCCCCACGCGCATCTGGAGGAGAACTTTTGCCGGAACCCGGATAGGGATAGCCACGGGCCCTGGTGCTACACTACGGACCCGGGGACTCCGTTCGACTACTGTGCACTGCGGCGCTGCG ATGATGACCAACCACCGTCCATCCTGGAACCCCCAG GCAGGGCCAGCATTTCTGTGGGGGTTCCCTAGTGAAGGAGCAGTGGGTACTGACCGCCCGGCAGTGCTTCTCCTCCTG AACCCACAGCCGGGGGAGCCAGGCCTGCAGCAGGTCCCCGTGGCCAAGATGGTGTGCGGGCCCTCAGGCTCCCAGCTTGTTCTGCTCAAGCTGGAGAG ACCTGTGACCCTGAACCAGCGAGTGGCCCTGATCTGCCTGCCCCCTGAGCGGTATGTGGTGCCTCCAGGCACCAAGTGTGAGATCGCAGGCTGGGGTGAGACCAAAG GTACAGGGAACAACAAAGTCCTAAATGTGGCCTCGCTGAACGTCATCTCGAACCAGGAGTGTAACGTCAAGCACCGCGGACGCGTACGGGAGAATGAGATGTGCACTGAGGGACTCTTGGCCCCTGTGGGTGCCTGTGAG GGTGACTACGGGGGCCCACTTGCCTGCTTTACCCATGACTGCTGGGTCCTGGAGGGAATTATAATCCCCAACCGAGTGTGCGCCCGGCCCCGCTGGCCAGCCATCTTCATGCGCGTCTCTGTGTTTACGGACTGGATTCACAAGGTCATGCGGCTGGGCTAG
- the MST1 gene encoding hepatocyte growth factor-like protein isoform X1 → MGWLPLLLLLTQCSGAPGQRSPLNDFQVLRGTELQHLRHAVGPGPWQEDVADAEECAGRCGPLLDCRAFHYNVSSHGCQLLPWTQYSPYTQLKRSGRCDLFQKKDYVQTCIMDNGVKYRGTVAITTGGLPCQHWSHRFPNDHKYTPTLRNGLEENFCRNPDRDPGGPWCYTTDPAVRFQSCGIKSCREAACVWCNGEDYRGAVDRTESGRECQRWDLQRPHAHPFEPGKFLDKDLDDNYCRNPDGSERPWCYTTDPQVEREFCDLPRCGSEAQPRHEATTLNCFRGKGEGYRGKANTTAAGVPCQRWDAQKPHQHRFAPEKYACKDLRENFCRNPDGSEAPWCFTSRPGMRVAFCYQIPRCADDVRPEDCYNGVGERYRGSVSRTRKGVPCQHWSAEMPHKPQFTPTSAPHAHLEENFCRNPDRDSHGPWCYTTDPGTPFDYCALRRCDDDQPPSILEPPDQVVFEKCGKRVTRLDQQRSRLRVVGGQPGNSPWTVSLRNRHVPLMGYEVWLGTLFQNPQPGEPGLQQVPVAKMVCGPSGSQLVLLKLERPVTLNQRVALICLPPERYVVPPGTKCEIAGWGETKGTGNNKVLNVASLNVISNQECNVKHRGRVRENEMCTEGLLAPVGACEGDYGGPLACFTHDCWVLEGIIIPNRVCARPRWPAIFMRVSVFTDWIHKVMRLG, encoded by the exons ATGGGGtggctcccactcctgctgcttctgACACAGTGCTCAGGGGCCCCTG GGCAGCGCTCGCCCTTGAATGACTTTCAGGTGCTCCGGGGTACGGAACTGCAACACCTGCGACACGCAGTGGGGCCCGGGCCTTGGCAAGAGGATGTGGCAGATGCTGAGGAGTGTGCAGGGCGTTGCGGGCCCCTACTGGACTGCAG GGCCTTCCACTACAATGTGAGCAGCCACGGTTGCCAACTGCTGCCATGGACCCAATACTCACCCTATACTCAGCTGAAACGTTCGGGGCGCTGTGACCTCTTCCAAAAGAAAG ACTATGTGCAGACCTGCATCATGGACAATGGGGTCAAGTACCGGGGCACGGTGGCCATCACCACTGGCGGCCTACCCTGCCAGCACTGGAGCCATAGGTTCCCCAATGACCACAA GTACACGCCCACACTCCGGAACGGCTTGGAGGAGAACTTTTGCCGCAACCCTGACCGGGACCCCGGAGGTCCCTGGTGTTACACGACAGACCCTGCAGTGCGCTTCCAGAGCTGTGGCATCAAGTCCTGCCGGGAGG CCGCTTGCGTTTGGTGCAATGGCGAGGATTATCGCGGCGCAGTGGACCGCACAGAGTCCGGACGCGAGTGTCAGCGCTGGGACTTGCAGCGTCCGCACGCGCACCCCTTTGAGCCGGGCAA GTTCCTTGACAAAGATCTGGACGACAACTATTGCCGGAATCCTGACGGCTCCGAGCGGCCCTGGTGCTACACCACCGACCCGCAGGTGGAACGAGAGTTCTGCGACCTCCCCCGCTGCG GGTCCGAGGCACAGCCGCGCCACGAGGCCACGACGCTCAATTGCTTCCGCGGGAAGGGCGAGGGCTACCGGGGCAAGGCCAACACCACCGCCGCGGGCGTGCCCTGCCAGCGGTGGGACGCGCAGAAGCCTCATCAGCATCGTTTTGCGCCGGAGAAATACGCTTGCAA GGATCTTCGGGAGAATTTCTGCCGGAACCCCGACGGCTCCGAGGCGCCTTGGTGCTTTACGTCGCGGCCTGGCATGCGCGTGGCCTTCTGCTACCAGATCCCGCGCTGCGCCGACGACGTGCGGCCCGAAG ACTGCTACAACGGCGTGGGGGAGCGGTACCGCGGCTCGGTCAGCAGGACCCGCAAGGGCGTCCCGTGCCAGCACTGGTCTGCGGAGATGCCGCACAAGCCGCA GTTCACACCCACCTCCGCCCCCCACGCGCATCTGGAGGAGAACTTTTGCCGGAACCCGGATAGGGATAGCCACGGGCCCTGGTGCTACACTACGGACCCGGGGACTCCGTTCGACTACTGTGCACTGCGGCGCTGCG ATGATGACCAACCACCGTCCATCCTGGAACCCCCAG ACCAGGTGGTGTTTGAGAAGTGTGGCAAGAGGGTGACCCGCCTGGACCAGCAGCGCTCCAGGCTGCGTGTGGTGGGGGGCCAGCCTGGGAACTCGCCCTGGACAGTCAGCTTGCGTAATCG CCATGTGCCTCTCATGGGCTATGAGGTGTGGTTGGGCACCCTGTTCCAGAACCCACAGCCGGGGGAGCCAGGCCTGCAGCAGGTCCCCGTGGCCAAGATGGTGTGCGGGCCCTCAGGCTCCCAGCTTGTTCTGCTCAAGCTGGAGAG ACCTGTGACCCTGAACCAGCGAGTGGCCCTGATCTGCCTGCCCCCTGAGCGGTATGTGGTGCCTCCAGGCACCAAGTGTGAGATCGCAGGCTGGGGTGAGACCAAAG GTACAGGGAACAACAAAGTCCTAAATGTGGCCTCGCTGAACGTCATCTCGAACCAGGAGTGTAACGTCAAGCACCGCGGACGCGTACGGGAGAATGAGATGTGCACTGAGGGACTCTTGGCCCCTGTGGGTGCCTGTGAG GGTGACTACGGGGGCCCACTTGCCTGCTTTACCCATGACTGCTGGGTCCTGGAGGGAATTATAATCCCCAACCGAGTGTGCGCCCGGCCCCGCTGGCCAGCCATCTTCATGCGCGTCTCTGTGTTTACGGACTGGATTCACAAGGTCATGCGGCTGGGCTAG
- the MST1 gene encoding hepatocyte growth factor-like protein isoform X3 produces the protein MGWLPLLLLLTQCSGAPGQRSPLNDFQVLRGTELQHLRHAVGPGPWQEDVADAEECAGRCGPLLDCRAFHYNVSSHGCQLLPWTQYSPYTQLKRSGRCDLFQKKDYVQTCIMDNGVKYRGTVAITTGGLPCQHWSHRFPNDHKYTPTLRNGLEENFCRNPDRDPGGPWCYTTDPAVRFQSCGIKSCREAACVWCNGEDYRGAVDRTESGRECQRWDLQRPHAHPFEPGKFLDKDLDDNYCRNPDGSERPWCYTTDPQVEREFCDLPRCGSEAQPRHEATTLNCFRGKGEGYRGKANTTAAGVPCQRWDAQKPHQHRFAPEKYACKDLRENFCRNPDGSEAPWCFTSRPGMRVAFCYQIPRCADDVRPEDCYNGVGERYRGSVSRTRKGVPCQHWSAEMPHKPQFTPTSAPHAHLEENFCRNPDRDSHGPWCYTTDPGTPFDYCALRRCDDDQPPSILEPPDQVVFEKCGKRVTRLDQQRSRLRVVGGQPGNSPWTVSLRNRPVTLNQRVALICLPPERYVVPPGTKCEIAGWGETKGTGNNKVLNVASLNVISNQECNVKHRGRVRENEMCTEGLLAPVGACEGDYGGPLACFTHDCWVLEGIIIPNRVCARPRWPAIFMRVSVFTDWIHKVMRLG, from the exons ATGGGGtggctcccactcctgctgcttctgACACAGTGCTCAGGGGCCCCTG GGCAGCGCTCGCCCTTGAATGACTTTCAGGTGCTCCGGGGTACGGAACTGCAACACCTGCGACACGCAGTGGGGCCCGGGCCTTGGCAAGAGGATGTGGCAGATGCTGAGGAGTGTGCAGGGCGTTGCGGGCCCCTACTGGACTGCAG GGCCTTCCACTACAATGTGAGCAGCCACGGTTGCCAACTGCTGCCATGGACCCAATACTCACCCTATACTCAGCTGAAACGTTCGGGGCGCTGTGACCTCTTCCAAAAGAAAG ACTATGTGCAGACCTGCATCATGGACAATGGGGTCAAGTACCGGGGCACGGTGGCCATCACCACTGGCGGCCTACCCTGCCAGCACTGGAGCCATAGGTTCCCCAATGACCACAA GTACACGCCCACACTCCGGAACGGCTTGGAGGAGAACTTTTGCCGCAACCCTGACCGGGACCCCGGAGGTCCCTGGTGTTACACGACAGACCCTGCAGTGCGCTTCCAGAGCTGTGGCATCAAGTCCTGCCGGGAGG CCGCTTGCGTTTGGTGCAATGGCGAGGATTATCGCGGCGCAGTGGACCGCACAGAGTCCGGACGCGAGTGTCAGCGCTGGGACTTGCAGCGTCCGCACGCGCACCCCTTTGAGCCGGGCAA GTTCCTTGACAAAGATCTGGACGACAACTATTGCCGGAATCCTGACGGCTCCGAGCGGCCCTGGTGCTACACCACCGACCCGCAGGTGGAACGAGAGTTCTGCGACCTCCCCCGCTGCG GGTCCGAGGCACAGCCGCGCCACGAGGCCACGACGCTCAATTGCTTCCGCGGGAAGGGCGAGGGCTACCGGGGCAAGGCCAACACCACCGCCGCGGGCGTGCCCTGCCAGCGGTGGGACGCGCAGAAGCCTCATCAGCATCGTTTTGCGCCGGAGAAATACGCTTGCAA GGATCTTCGGGAGAATTTCTGCCGGAACCCCGACGGCTCCGAGGCGCCTTGGTGCTTTACGTCGCGGCCTGGCATGCGCGTGGCCTTCTGCTACCAGATCCCGCGCTGCGCCGACGACGTGCGGCCCGAAG ACTGCTACAACGGCGTGGGGGAGCGGTACCGCGGCTCGGTCAGCAGGACCCGCAAGGGCGTCCCGTGCCAGCACTGGTCTGCGGAGATGCCGCACAAGCCGCA GTTCACACCCACCTCCGCCCCCCACGCGCATCTGGAGGAGAACTTTTGCCGGAACCCGGATAGGGATAGCCACGGGCCCTGGTGCTACACTACGGACCCGGGGACTCCGTTCGACTACTGTGCACTGCGGCGCTGCG ATGATGACCAACCACCGTCCATCCTGGAACCCCCAG ACCAGGTGGTGTTTGAGAAGTGTGGCAAGAGGGTGACCCGCCTGGACCAGCAGCGCTCCAGGCTGCGTGTGGTGGGGGGCCAGCCTGGGAACTCGCCCTGGACAGTCAGCTTGCGTAATCG ACCTGTGACCCTGAACCAGCGAGTGGCCCTGATCTGCCTGCCCCCTGAGCGGTATGTGGTGCCTCCAGGCACCAAGTGTGAGATCGCAGGCTGGGGTGAGACCAAAG GTACAGGGAACAACAAAGTCCTAAATGTGGCCTCGCTGAACGTCATCTCGAACCAGGAGTGTAACGTCAAGCACCGCGGACGCGTACGGGAGAATGAGATGTGCACTGAGGGACTCTTGGCCCCTGTGGGTGCCTGTGAG GGTGACTACGGGGGCCCACTTGCCTGCTTTACCCATGACTGCTGGGTCCTGGAGGGAATTATAATCCCCAACCGAGTGTGCGCCCGGCCCCGCTGGCCAGCCATCTTCATGCGCGTCTCTGTGTTTACGGACTGGATTCACAAGGTCATGCGGCTGGGCTAG
- the MST1 gene encoding hepatocyte growth factor-like protein isoform X7: MGWLPLLLLLTQCSGAPGQRSPLNDFQVLRGTELQHLRHAVGPGPWQEDVADAEECAGRCGPLLDCRAFHYNVSSHGCQLLPWTQYSPYTQLKRSGRCDLFQKKDYVQTCIMDNGVKYRGTVAITTGGLPCQHWSHRFPNDHKYTPTLRNGLEENFCRNPDRDPGGPWCYTTDPAVRFQSCGIKSCREAACVWCNGEDYRGAVDRTESGRECQRWDLQRPHAHPFEPGKFLDKDLDDNYCRNPDGSERPWCYTTDPQVEREFCDLPRCGSEAQPRHEATTLNCFRGKGEGYRGKANTTAAGVPCQRWDAQKPHQHRFAPEKYACKDLRENFCRNPDGSEAPWCFTSRPGMRVAFCYQIPRCADDVRPEDCYNGVGERYRGSVSRTRKGVPCQHWSAEMPHKPQFTPTSAPHAHLEENFCRNPDRDSHGPWCYTTDPGTPFDYCALRRCDDDQPPSILEPPDQVVFEKCGKRVTRLDQQRSRLRVVGGQPGNSPWTVSLRNRQGQHFCGGSLVKEQWVLTARQCFSSCHVPLMGYEVWLGTLFQNPQPGEPGLQQVPVAKMVCGPSGSQLVLLKLERPVTLNQRVALICLPPERYVVPPGTKCEIAGWGETKGTGNNKVLNVASLNVISNQECNVKHRGRVRENEMCTEGLLAPVGACEGDYGGPLACFTHDCWVLEGIIIPNRVCARPRWPAIFMRVSVFTDWIHKVMRLG, encoded by the exons ATGGGGtggctcccactcctgctgcttctgACACAGTGCTCAGGGGCCCCTG GGCAGCGCTCGCCCTTGAATGACTTTCAGGTGCTCCGGGGTACGGAACTGCAACACCTGCGACACGCAGTGGGGCCCGGGCCTTGGCAAGAGGATGTGGCAGATGCTGAGGAGTGTGCAGGGCGTTGCGGGCCCCTACTGGACTGCAG GGCCTTCCACTACAATGTGAGCAGCCACGGTTGCCAACTGCTGCCATGGACCCAATACTCACCCTATACTCAGCTGAAACGTTCGGGGCGCTGTGACCTCTTCCAAAAGAAAG ACTATGTGCAGACCTGCATCATGGACAATGGGGTCAAGTACCGGGGCACGGTGGCCATCACCACTGGCGGCCTACCCTGCCAGCACTGGAGCCATAGGTTCCCCAATGACCACAA GTACACGCCCACACTCCGGAACGGCTTGGAGGAGAACTTTTGCCGCAACCCTGACCGGGACCCCGGAGGTCCCTGGTGTTACACGACAGACCCTGCAGTGCGCTTCCAGAGCTGTGGCATCAAGTCCTGCCGGGAGG CCGCTTGCGTTTGGTGCAATGGCGAGGATTATCGCGGCGCAGTGGACCGCACAGAGTCCGGACGCGAGTGTCAGCGCTGGGACTTGCAGCGTCCGCACGCGCACCCCTTTGAGCCGGGCAA GTTCCTTGACAAAGATCTGGACGACAACTATTGCCGGAATCCTGACGGCTCCGAGCGGCCCTGGTGCTACACCACCGACCCGCAGGTGGAACGAGAGTTCTGCGACCTCCCCCGCTGCG GGTCCGAGGCACAGCCGCGCCACGAGGCCACGACGCTCAATTGCTTCCGCGGGAAGGGCGAGGGCTACCGGGGCAAGGCCAACACCACCGCCGCGGGCGTGCCCTGCCAGCGGTGGGACGCGCAGAAGCCTCATCAGCATCGTTTTGCGCCGGAGAAATACGCTTGCAA GGATCTTCGGGAGAATTTCTGCCGGAACCCCGACGGCTCCGAGGCGCCTTGGTGCTTTACGTCGCGGCCTGGCATGCGCGTGGCCTTCTGCTACCAGATCCCGCGCTGCGCCGACGACGTGCGGCCCGAAG ACTGCTACAACGGCGTGGGGGAGCGGTACCGCGGCTCGGTCAGCAGGACCCGCAAGGGCGTCCCGTGCCAGCACTGGTCTGCGGAGATGCCGCACAAGCCGCA GTTCACACCCACCTCCGCCCCCCACGCGCATCTGGAGGAGAACTTTTGCCGGAACCCGGATAGGGATAGCCACGGGCCCTGGTGCTACACTACGGACCCGGGGACTCCGTTCGACTACTGTGCACTGCGGCGCTGCG ATGATGACCAACCACCGTCCATCCTGGAACCCCCAG ACCAGGTGGTGTTTGAGAAGTGTGGCAAGAGGGTGACCCGCCTGGACCAGCAGCGCTCCAGGCTGCGTGTGGTGGGGGGCCAGCCTGGGAACTCGCCCTGGACAGTCAGCTTGCGTAATCG GCAGGGCCAGCATTTCTGTGGGGGTTCCCTAGTGAAGGAGCAGTGGGTACTGACCGCCCGGCAGTGCTTCTCCTCCTG CCATGTGCCTCTCATGGGCTATGAGGTGTGGTTGGGCACCCTGTTCCAGAACCCACAGCCGGGGGAGCCAGGCCTGCAGCAGGTCCCCGTGGCCAAGATGGTGTGCGGGCCCTCAGGCTCCCAGCTTGTTCTGCTCAAGCTGGAGAG ACCTGTGACCCTGAACCAGCGAGTGGCCCTGATCTGCCTGCCCCCTGAGCGGTATGTGGTGCCTCCAGGCACCAAGTGTGAGATCGCAGGCTGGGGTGAGACCAAAG GTACAGGGAACAACAAAGTCCTAAATGTGGCCTCGCTGAACGTCATCTCGAACCAGGAGTGTAACGTCAAGCACCGCGGACGCGTACGGGAGAATGAGATGTGCACTGAGGGACTCTTGGCCCCTGTGGGTGCCTGTGAG GGTGACTACGGGGGCCCACTTGCCTGCTTTACCCATGACTGCTGGGTCCTGGAGGGAATTATAATCCCCAACCGAGTGTGCGCCCGGCCCCGCTGGCCAGCCATCTTCATGCGCGTCTCTGTGTTTACGGACTGGATTCACAAGGTCATGCGGCTGGGCTAG